A genomic segment from Syntrophorhabdales bacterium encodes:
- a CDS encoding molybdopterin-dependent oxidoreductase, which translates to MEDSRTKRSISRRSFLKASALGAGALAAPKIVQGDASEAAPSAANHIDREVMSCCQFCQVRCTTIVQVKDKRVVNVYGNPENAWTEGKMCPKGQALVELTYSPHRLLYPLKREGAGWKRISYSEALAVVAERILKIKSDFPEDFTHRLVLFAPLWESHESEITAQMALYSAGFPDICSPGDTCIGSSATALRICLGSPVSTTTIDEVMNAQTLVLWGANIAEMYPPYIRWIDRAREKGVRVIYLDPRRTPTSNHCDEQIMARPGTDGALALALIRMLIKESLYDRNYVARHVNGFKELLDAAETYTADKVAGITWVPEEKVKALAKQLAASKRTVVWLGGSISRYTNSIQSVRAIIALQALTANLSGPGKGIMNVQGGKPGGTEALEESFSAPDLGSALSFRKILFAMEQKRIKVLILNSSYRRYPDANRVRKAIGNVDFVVYRGFFMDDEASLAHLIIPGTMPFESSGSQYGAQRQVVWRNQAVPAQGETTEDWRFYSGLGKKLNGEKFPDLKSPEEIFELVRRNAPTWSGLTLERLKKEPAGICWPCPTEEHPGTRGTLYPEDRFLTGDGKVELRSPALGNIEWSEPEESPFAAPEQGKAFPLIFLQGKVVQHWQHTYTNWSAYMAQFSKGNYVQVHPDTVKGMGIKDGDWVYLETGIGKIKVRLVVSEMILPGLVWTPSHPAATSPFAENRGASINTIIPSNWDKVSAQFNGFGCRLVRV; encoded by the coding sequence ATGGAAGACAGCAGAACAAAGAGGAGTATAAGCCGCAGGAGCTTCCTGAAAGCAAGTGCGCTGGGTGCGGGTGCGCTAGCCGCCCCCAAAATAGTGCAAGGTGATGCCAGCGAAGCGGCTCCTTCTGCAGCAAATCACATTGACCGCGAGGTCATGAGCTGCTGCCAGTTCTGCCAGGTACGATGCACCACAATCGTTCAAGTGAAGGATAAACGGGTTGTCAACGTGTATGGCAACCCGGAAAACGCCTGGACTGAAGGGAAGATGTGTCCTAAAGGTCAGGCGCTGGTAGAGCTTACCTACAGCCCGCATCGCTTGCTTTATCCCTTGAAACGCGAAGGCGCCGGCTGGAAGCGTATCTCCTACAGTGAGGCACTTGCCGTGGTGGCTGAACGCATCCTGAAAATCAAGAGCGATTTTCCGGAGGATTTCACACACCGCCTCGTTCTTTTCGCTCCGTTGTGGGAATCACACGAAAGTGAAATTACAGCACAGATGGCTCTGTACTCCGCAGGTTTTCCGGACATCTGCTCACCGGGAGACACGTGCATCGGGAGCTCGGCAACGGCTCTCCGCATCTGCTTGGGAAGCCCTGTTTCCACGACAACGATCGACGAAGTAATGAACGCGCAAACGCTTGTGCTCTGGGGAGCCAACATCGCAGAAATGTACCCGCCGTATATCCGCTGGATAGACAGGGCGCGCGAGAAAGGCGTGCGCGTCATTTATCTTGACCCCCGGAGGACACCGACCAGCAATCACTGTGATGAGCAGATCATGGCGCGACCGGGCACGGATGGCGCGCTGGCTCTCGCTCTTATCCGGATGCTGATAAAAGAGAGCCTGTATGACCGCAACTATGTGGCCCGTCATGTCAACGGTTTCAAAGAGTTGCTAGACGCGGCTGAGACCTATACCGCGGATAAAGTTGCGGGAATAACCTGGGTACCGGAAGAGAAGGTGAAGGCACTCGCAAAGCAACTCGCTGCGAGCAAGCGAACCGTTGTGTGGCTTGGCGGCTCCATATCACGCTACACCAACTCAATACAGAGTGTCCGGGCGATCATCGCGCTGCAGGCGCTGACTGCAAACCTGAGCGGCCCAGGCAAAGGCATCATGAATGTTCAGGGAGGAAAGCCCGGAGGCACCGAGGCCCTGGAAGAGAGTTTCAGTGCTCCTGATCTCGGGAGTGCCCTGAGTTTCCGAAAGATACTCTTCGCTATGGAACAGAAACGCATCAAGGTGCTGATCCTGAATTCCAGCTATCGCCGCTATCCGGACGCGAACAGGGTCCGTAAGGCGATAGGAAACGTCGACTTTGTCGTCTATCGTGGGTTCTTTATGGATGACGAGGCAAGCCTTGCGCACCTGATAATCCCGGGCACTATGCCATTCGAGAGTTCAGGCTCTCAGTACGGGGCGCAGCGACAGGTTGTCTGGCGCAATCAGGCCGTACCTGCGCAGGGCGAGACGACAGAGGACTGGCGATTCTATTCTGGCCTGGGAAAGAAGTTGAACGGAGAAAAATTTCCTGACCTGAAGAGCCCGGAGGAGATATTTGAACTGGTGAGGAGAAATGCTCCTACGTGGTCAGGTCTTACGCTGGAACGCTTGAAAAAAGAACCGGCAGGCATTTGCTGGCCGTGCCCGACGGAGGAGCACCCGGGCACCCGCGGCACTCTCTATCCTGAAGATCGGTTCTTGACCGGTGATGGGAAAGTGGAGCTTCGTTCACCGGCTCTCGGGAACATAGAGTGGAGTGAGCCCGAAGAAAGCCCGTTCGCAGCGCCGGAGCAAGGTAAAGCCTTTCCCCTTATTTTTCTGCAGGGCAAAGTGGTGCAGCACTGGCAGCACACCTACACGAACTGGTCCGCGTATATGGCTCAATTCTCCAAAGGGAATTACGTGCAAGTACATCCGGATACGGTCAAGGGAATGGGAATCAAGGACGGTGACTGGGTGTATCTGGAAACCGGCATTGGGAAGATCAAGGTCAGATTAGTCGTAAGTGAAATGATCCTGCCTGGGCTTGTCTGGACACCTTCTCATCCTGCCGCGACAAGTCCCTTTGCGGAGAACAGGGGAGCCTCCATCAATACGATCATTCCCTCCAACTGGGACAAGGTATCGGCTCAATTTAACGGATTCGGTTGCAGGTTGGTAAGGGTGTAG
- a CDS encoding 4Fe-4S dicluster domain-containing protein translates to MVERLILFDEKKCIRCHSCEVGCQLENDAPPGVQLRWVKSRVAGHLPTVQEWSVSTACFHCNDPSCASACPAGALRRRADGVVEHLRTRCIGCGYCIQSCPFHVPKKSPTQHTMRKCSFCVQRVDTGKAPACVAKCPTEALTYYPDGKTPDVRAYGKAERLHMVYALQSLPGDYRLPEPVPLNTVRAFQVWKWLGGLLPGALVLAWLWRRLGPQEGIDG, encoded by the coding sequence ATGGTTGAGCGGCTTATTTTATTCGACGAAAAGAAGTGCATCCGGTGCCACTCGTGCGAGGTGGGGTGCCAGCTGGAGAACGATGCGCCTCCCGGCGTGCAACTCCGCTGGGTGAAAAGCCGCGTGGCGGGCCATCTGCCGACGGTACAGGAATGGTCTGTATCGACGGCATGCTTCCACTGCAATGATCCTTCATGTGCCTCCGCATGTCCGGCAGGTGCCCTACGCCGCAGAGCTGACGGAGTGGTGGAACACCTGCGAACGAGATGTATCGGCTGCGGCTACTGCATTCAGTCCTGTCCCTTTCACGTTCCAAAAAAGAGCCCGACCCAACATACAATGCGCAAGTGCAGCTTTTGCGTTCAGCGAGTCGACACGGGTAAAGCGCCGGCATGCGTGGCAAAATGCCCCACGGAAGCGCTTACGTACTATCCTGACGGGAAAACACCTGACGTGCGGGCTTACGGCAAAGCCGAACGTCTGCATATGGTCTACGCGCTTCAAAGCTTGCCCGGTGATTACAGGTTGCCTGAACCTGTGCCGCTCAACACGGTGCGCGCATTTCAGGTCTGGAAGTGGCTCGGCGGGCTTCTACCCGGAGCCCTTGTGCTCGCGTGGCTCTGGAGAAGGCTTGGTCCGCAGGAGGGCATCGATGGTTGA
- the nrfD gene encoding NrfD/PsrC family molybdoenzyme membrane anchor subunit has translation MVESVEAWGLPVALDLFFAGLGAGSFCFAVLASRKKGDAFETSARGAAIFTPLSLGFGLTMLILDLMYKTRFWFTLVVFNIDSPMSFGVWLLTIFALISVVHALFFVPEPLWAKIPLIGRWTLPRQAAYRRSLGLLGIPFALAVSVYTGVLLSVSSLPLWRNIALPGLFCFSALATGFAAAGLIALRIARTDMMEQPILWLRRGYQILLPVYLLFTLLFALFAYSYAPWNDVRHLIAGRMGVVWWAGVLGLGILLPLVLVVGRGQMNRIKISVALYALLLGGFLLRMVLIFAGQASV, from the coding sequence ATGGTTGAGTCAGTCGAGGCCTGGGGACTCCCTGTAGCGCTGGATCTTTTCTTCGCAGGCCTCGGGGCGGGGAGCTTCTGTTTTGCCGTACTGGCGTCACGAAAGAAAGGGGATGCATTCGAAACATCTGCCCGAGGCGCGGCGATTTTTACCCCGCTCTCTCTCGGCTTCGGTCTCACGATGCTGATACTCGACCTCATGTACAAAACGCGTTTCTGGTTTACATTGGTTGTTTTCAACATCGACTCGCCGATGTCGTTTGGTGTCTGGCTGCTCACGATTTTTGCGTTGATATCTGTTGTTCACGCTCTTTTCTTTGTTCCTGAGCCGCTTTGGGCAAAGATACCACTCATCGGCAGATGGACGCTCCCGCGGCAAGCAGCATATCGCCGCAGCCTGGGACTATTGGGGATTCCTTTTGCGCTTGCGGTATCTGTCTATACCGGCGTGCTGCTCTCTGTTTCATCTCTACCTCTCTGGAGAAATATTGCCCTTCCAGGTCTCTTCTGCTTCTCGGCTCTGGCCACGGGATTTGCAGCCGCCGGGCTGATTGCGCTCAGAATTGCCCGAACAGACATGATGGAGCAGCCCATTCTCTGGCTCCGCAGAGGCTATCAGATATTGTTACCCGTTTACTTGCTCTTCACTCTGCTCTTTGCTCTGTTTGCGTATTCTTACGCACCATGGAACGATGTTCGCCATCTGATTGCGGGACGAATGGGTGTGGTCTGGTGGGCGGGTGTGCTCGGTCTGGGCATTCTTTTGCCGCTTGTTCTTGTCGTGGGCAGAGGACAGATGAATAGAATTAAGATTTCAGTAGCACTATACGCGTTGCTGCTAGGCGGGTTTCTCTTGCGGATGGTCCTCATCTTTGCGGGGCAGGCATCCGTATGA
- a CDS encoding helix-hairpin-helix domain-containing protein translates to MAKKKIALVCVTVIVFFSVAFSLWPSSSGWSAEEKLKGKTVNINKATTDDLMKNVPLMTPELAKNIVKYRKDNGDFQTVEELLQVPGMDRTLLKRIKPFFILEGIGGKDCTC, encoded by the coding sequence ATGGCAAAGAAAAAAATCGCTTTGGTCTGTGTAACAGTAATCGTTTTTTTTAGTGTTGCGTTCAGTCTCTGGCCCTCTTCATCCGGTTGGTCGGCAGAGGAAAAACTTAAAGGTAAGACAGTCAATATCAACAAGGCGACCACGGACGATTTGATGAAAAACGTGCCCCTCATGACCCCGGAGCTGGCAAAGAATATTGTTAAGTACCGTAAAGATAATGGCGATTTTCAGACTGTGGAAGAGCTGCTCCAGGTACCGGGCATGGACCGGACACTCCTTAAGCGAATCAAACCATTCTTTATTCTTGAAGGTATCGGAGGAAAGGACTGTACATGCTGA
- a CDS encoding putative sulfate exporter family transporter has product MAQDITFDRAVGGAVPVRKPSVWAALPSFRRSWPGLLAMIIIAVICGLPGLDFSFTVQSLLAYVDAVLPPIYGKGLFVDLLHFNYVVIGLVAGILIRNVVGVPKSWEPGLTYSGVFMNVGIIMLGSQYVLRDLVKLGVVSIVLMVIMVFGGALVFIFMGRFFKLGDSLTALLSGAFSMCGVSACVAIAPMVRAKSEEVAYAIAVSVTFGLFCLFGLPLFGRLLGLSNDAFGLLCAAGVPNSNQVIATGFNFSFEAGKVAGFANIGRVVLIPAGVLFIYFMTLTHEFRTSKISVWQVLKEKFPLFVFGFMLVWIGNCLHLWPQPASEAMEKVMNWSFTLCFVGLGLQTKLGDLRRAGPKGVLIGYVAGCMRIGICLGFIVILFKMGIFK; this is encoded by the coding sequence ATGGCGCAAGATATAACGTTTGACAGAGCTGTTGGGGGAGCCGTACCGGTCCGAAAACCGTCGGTGTGGGCCGCGCTCCCGAGTTTCAGAAGAAGCTGGCCGGGACTCTTGGCCATGATCATCATCGCGGTGATCTGCGGATTGCCGGGCCTTGACTTTTCCTTCACGGTGCAGAGCCTCCTCGCCTACGTGGACGCAGTGCTGCCGCCGATCTATGGTAAGGGACTCTTTGTCGACCTGCTCCATTTTAACTACGTGGTCATCGGCCTCGTGGCAGGCATACTCATTCGAAATGTGGTCGGCGTGCCTAAGTCGTGGGAACCGGGGTTGACGTATAGCGGAGTCTTTATGAATGTCGGTATCATCATGCTGGGCTCACAATATGTATTGAGGGATCTCGTCAAGCTCGGCGTTGTCTCCATCGTTCTCATGGTGATCATGGTGTTCGGCGGAGCGCTTGTCTTTATCTTCATGGGCCGTTTCTTCAAACTGGGAGACTCGCTCACGGCGCTTCTCTCAGGCGCTTTTTCCATGTGCGGTGTCTCAGCTTGTGTGGCCATCGCGCCCATGGTGCGCGCGAAGAGCGAAGAAGTGGCCTACGCTATCGCCGTATCCGTCACGTTCGGCCTTTTCTGCCTCTTCGGTCTTCCCTTATTCGGAAGGCTTCTCGGTCTTTCGAATGATGCCTTCGGCCTGTTATGCGCTGCGGGAGTACCAAATTCAAACCAGGTGATTGCCACGGGTTTCAACTTCAGTTTTGAGGCGGGGAAAGTCGCCGGCTTTGCGAATATCGGGAGGGTTGTCCTCATTCCGGCAGGTGTGCTCTTCATCTACTTCATGACATTGACGCACGAATTCCGCACGTCGAAGATCAGTGTCTGGCAGGTCCTGAAAGAAAAGTTCCCGCTTTTTGTATTCGGGTTCATGCTGGTGTGGATCGGCAACTGCCTCCACCTGTGGCCGCAACCGGCGAGCGAGGCAATGGAGAAGGTAATGAACTGGTCTTTCACCCTTTGTTTCGTGGGCCTGGGTCTTCAGACAAAACTGGGTGATCTGAGGAGAGCGGGCCCCAAGGGCGTATTGATCGGGTATGTGGCCGGATGCATGCGAATTGGGATTTGCCTTGGTTTCATCGTGATCCTTTTCAAGATGGGTATCTTCAAATAA
- a CDS encoding universal stress protein translates to MDHVLQGSPATKRILLVTGVGDCANATEEAFRTASETGAEIGLLQILTSDLYHYGHNDLIATRPSKKDFLLYIREQVLERGRAEAEALQRRAHAMGLAVEVYSVETEDAPSVIIAEARKGYDAIFIPRERKALFPLFKKQLASRLRRHLRNLVVEC, encoded by the coding sequence ATGGACCACGTGTTGCAGGGTTCTCCAGCCACAAAAAGAATACTACTTGTCACGGGCGTAGGTGACTGCGCCAACGCGACTGAGGAGGCCTTCCGCACTGCGAGTGAAACGGGAGCAGAGATCGGGCTCTTACAGATTCTTACCTCTGATCTTTACCATTACGGCCACAATGATCTCATAGCAACGCGTCCTTCAAAGAAGGATTTCTTGCTCTACATCCGGGAGCAGGTGCTTGAACGGGGCCGCGCTGAGGCAGAGGCGTTGCAACGAAGGGCACACGCGATGGGTCTCGCTGTCGAGGTATATTCTGTGGAGACGGAAGATGCGCCGTCGGTCATCATAGCTGAAGCGAGGAAAGGATACGACGCAATCTTCATACCGAGAGAAAGGAAGGCCCTCTTCCCACTCTTCAAGAAACAGCTAGCGTCGAGGCTGCGCCGGCACTTGAGGAACCTGGTGGTAGAATGCTGA
- a CDS encoding alkaline phosphatase, whose amino-acid sequence MLKLTTVLMLTRIRNLFRSQLLAAVIILFFSTLTFAANAKNIVLMIGDGMGPAHIYVAWLYSTRQLSRDFAMTEIMNKGRTAYMYNDGLDGTVTESAEAATQMATGVEVHVNAIGVGPDGRILKTILELARDKGKATGLVTTSGITDATPAAFAAHVDNRSKEDVIAQQLLNSGVNILFGGNKLFFLPETEKGRRKDGRNLVSEAKKSGYVVVETAEQMKNASGARILGLFSDDNMLFEIDRKGSREPSLAEMTSKALEVLEKSNDGFFLMVEGGRIDHAAHHNDSITTITDTIAFDEAVKVAYEFQKKNPDTLLIITADHETGALAILPDSPTALRTRHRIAWGDKSHSGAPLFLWGIGPGSELINGWKHNTELFGIMKDAYGF is encoded by the coding sequence ATGCTGAAACTAACCACGGTTTTAATGCTGACCCGGATCAGGAACCTGTTCAGAAGCCAGCTGCTTGCTGCAGTCATCATCCTTTTTTTCTCGACCCTCACCTTTGCAGCAAATGCAAAGAACATTGTGCTCATGATTGGTGATGGCATGGGACCTGCGCATATTTACGTGGCATGGCTCTACTCCACCAGGCAGTTAAGCAGGGATTTTGCCATGACGGAGATAATGAACAAAGGGCGCACCGCTTACATGTACAATGACGGACTGGATGGCACGGTTACAGAATCGGCCGAAGCAGCGACCCAGATGGCGACAGGCGTTGAGGTCCACGTAAATGCTATCGGCGTAGGACCGGACGGCAGAATTCTGAAGACCATTCTTGAATTGGCCAGAGATAAAGGCAAGGCCACCGGGTTGGTCACGACCTCCGGAATCACGGATGCAACCCCCGCTGCGTTCGCCGCGCATGTGGACAATCGCTCCAAGGAAGATGTAATCGCACAGCAATTGCTCAACTCGGGCGTAAACATCCTTTTTGGGGGAAACAAACTCTTTTTCCTGCCTGAAACAGAGAAAGGCAGAAGAAAGGATGGACGTAACCTTGTAAGCGAGGCCAAAAAGAGCGGCTACGTTGTAGTGGAGACAGCGGAGCAGATGAAGAATGCCTCAGGAGCAAGAATTCTTGGGCTCTTCAGTGATGACAATATGCTGTTTGAGATTGATCGCAAAGGCAGCCGGGAGCCGAGCCTTGCAGAGATGACCTCAAAGGCGTTGGAGGTGCTCGAGAAAAGCAATGACGGATTTTTCCTGATGGTCGAAGGTGGAAGAATCGATCACGCAGCGCACCACAATGACTCCATAACCACCATCACTGATACCATTGCCTTTGATGAAGCCGTAAAGGTTGCCTATGAGTTTCAGAAAAAGAATCCGGACACGTTACTCATCATCACTGCCGATCACGAAACTGGAGCTCTTGCCATCCTTCCGGACAGTCCTACTGCGCTGAGAACCCGTCACCGCATCGCGTGGGGCGACAAGAGTCATTCCGGTGCTCCTCTTTTTCTGTGGGGCATCGGACCGGGCTCCGAGCTGATCAACGGCTGGAAGCACAACACCGAACTCTTTGGGATCATGAAGGATGCATATGGCTTTTGA
- a CDS encoding metallophosphoesterase family protein — protein sequence MAFDCLARCRPKAGPWPRKSVWLVLIVALVSLVSSSALPAPDGAGLLSFSPLLAKPTASSIVVNIVAADAAIVCSVRYRPDTAGSKDSWKETAPTVVNPFSAASVRIDALHPDTGYEYQVLARPMGQGMGRDQMGKQTEGRFRTQKTGNGAFSFALFSDMHITPFDLDRQNVLRRISASVERREPDFTLMLGDNIQTYVSHGGPLGDPSQGPQLYMHLRRALGSLPSQVPLFSAIGNWEGENGWHGARQREWARDARTAFLPNPDSTTFPEGGSPYQDYYGFTWGDALFVVLNPLSYTTTDHTHQKGPGRADEWTLGEAQKKWVYELLSKSKARWKLLFMHHPVGGNAGNELNSRYGRGGGRAARIGEQALLHSWMKQFGVQALFYGHDHVFTDMAVDGIHYVCVGSAGAPWKFETAETGYEKYWAPSGYTLVDVTTRELKVSFISPDEKTSQDVLLHSFVIPANR from the coding sequence ATGGCTTTTGATTGTCTCGCGAGATGTAGGCCTAAAGCCGGGCCGTGGCCGCGCAAGTCTGTTTGGCTGGTCCTGATCGTGGCGCTGGTGAGCCTGGTGTCGTCCAGCGCACTGCCGGCCCCGGATGGTGCAGGCTTGCTGAGCTTTTCTCCACTTCTGGCCAAACCTACTGCATCTTCTATCGTGGTCAATATTGTGGCTGCCGATGCAGCGATTGTGTGCAGCGTGCGATATAGACCCGATACGGCTGGCTCGAAGGATAGCTGGAAGGAGACAGCGCCAACCGTCGTTAACCCTTTTAGCGCCGCGAGTGTGCGCATCGACGCATTGCATCCGGACACCGGGTACGAGTACCAGGTGCTGGCCCGCCCCATGGGACAGGGCATGGGACGGGATCAGATGGGTAAACAAACGGAAGGACGCTTTAGAACACAGAAGACAGGTAATGGAGCCTTCTCCTTTGCCCTTTTTTCTGACATGCACATTACCCCTTTTGACCTGGATCGGCAGAATGTCTTACGGCGCATCAGCGCGTCTGTTGAGAGACGTGAACCCGATTTTACGCTGATGCTCGGGGACAACATACAGACGTACGTGTCGCACGGCGGACCCTTGGGCGACCCTTCTCAGGGTCCCCAGCTCTATATGCATTTGCGGCGGGCTCTCGGCAGTTTGCCGTCACAGGTGCCCTTATTCTCAGCCATCGGCAACTGGGAGGGTGAAAACGGCTGGCACGGCGCAAGACAGAGGGAATGGGCACGGGACGCGCGCACGGCGTTTCTTCCAAATCCTGACAGCACGACTTTTCCGGAAGGCGGCAGCCCATACCAGGATTACTATGGGTTCACCTGGGGGGATGCGCTCTTTGTTGTGCTCAATCCGCTGAGCTATACAACGACCGATCACACGCACCAGAAAGGCCCTGGACGTGCCGACGAGTGGACGCTTGGAGAGGCCCAGAAGAAATGGGTCTACGAACTGCTTTCAAAATCGAAGGCCCGCTGGAAGCTTCTCTTTATGCACCATCCCGTCGGAGGCAATGCAGGGAACGAGCTCAACTCCCGGTACGGTCGCGGTGGGGGCAGGGCAGCGCGCATCGGAGAGCAAGCGCTCCTGCATAGCTGGATGAAGCAGTTTGGTGTCCAGGCCCTCTTCTATGGACACGATCATGTTTTTACCGACATGGCTGTAGACGGAATACACTACGTCTGCGTGGGAAGCGCAGGTGCTCCCTGGAAGTTTGAAACTGCAGAAACAGGATACGAGAAGTATTGGGCTCCTTCGGGCTATACTCTCGTGGATGTGACCACGAGAGAATTGAAAGTCTCCTTTATCAGCCCCGATGAAAAGACATCGCAGGATGTCCTGCTGCACTCTTTTGTCATTCCTGCTAACCGCTGA
- a CDS encoding DnaJ domain-containing protein translates to MNEDGFIDYYELLQLSPNADTDTIERVFRYLAKRYHPDNKESGDTDRFLVIVEAHKTLSDPEKRAGYDVKYQDYWNSRWKLTSEAKSRTDFGDDWEDRESLLSILYLQRRHYMKQPGLGNHELARMLDKPLEFIEFHMWYLKSKGLVERLENGRMAITALGVDHIEQNRLRLRKDRLLTAGTASPEEQYAGPGRFETTDLPEFPKDAGSN, encoded by the coding sequence GTGAATGAAGACGGCTTCATCGACTACTATGAACTCCTGCAGTTGAGTCCGAATGCAGACACAGATACTATTGAACGTGTCTTTCGCTACCTCGCCAAGAGGTATCATCCGGACAACAAGGAATCAGGAGATACCGACCGGTTCCTCGTCATCGTTGAGGCCCACAAGACACTCTCCGACCCTGAGAAGCGCGCCGGTTACGACGTCAAGTACCAGGATTATTGGAACAGCAGGTGGAAGCTCACATCTGAGGCAAAAAGCCGAACTGACTTCGGCGATGACTGGGAAGACCGCGAAAGCCTGCTTTCAATTTTGTACCTCCAACGCCGTCACTACATGAAGCAGCCGGGGCTAGGCAATCACGAGCTCGCCCGTATGCTCGACAAACCGCTGGAGTTCATCGAGTTCCATATGTGGTATCTGAAGTCAAAAGGATTGGTGGAACGTCTGGAGAACGGACGTATGGCGATCACCGCCTTAGGCGTCGATCATATAGAACAGAATAGACTCCGGCTCAGGAAGGACCGTCTGCTCACGGCAGGTACTGCCTCTCCCGAGGAGCAGTACGCGGGACCGGGACGCTTCGAAACAACCGATTTGCCAGAGTTTCCGAAAGACGCCGGGTCAAATTAA
- a CDS encoding branched-chain amino acid aminotransferase gives MEIQIERTSHSKLKEVDLDRLGFGEVFSDHMFTLQYGDGRWKSPRIVPFGTIQISPSLCTLHYGQAVFEGLKAFQANDGEIRLFRPERYHARLNRSCQRLCIPPLNWESFSEALKQLLAVDRDWVPKKRGYSLYIRPFVFATDNFLGVHVSSTYLFMIITSPVGAYYKEGMNPVRLITSGEYVRAVKGGVGAAKTPGNYAASLLPAEEAQKKGFTQVLWLDGCENKWVEEVGTMNIFFVIDGALVTPPLEGSILGGVTRETVIEVARSWGIQVNERRISIEEVMTGARTGRLTEIFGTGTAAVISPVGWVQHKDDLITVNNGKTGSLSQRLYDEITAIQYGEKPDQFGWSYHI, from the coding sequence GTGGAGATTCAGATTGAGAGAACTTCGCACAGCAAACTAAAAGAGGTGGACCTTGATCGCCTTGGCTTTGGAGAGGTTTTCTCTGACCATATGTTCACTCTTCAGTACGGCGATGGTCGGTGGAAGTCTCCGCGCATTGTTCCGTTCGGTACCATCCAGATTTCCCCGAGTCTCTGTACTTTGCATTATGGGCAGGCAGTATTTGAAGGACTCAAGGCTTTTCAGGCAAACGACGGAGAGATACGGCTGTTCCGCCCGGAGCGTTATCATGCGCGGCTTAACCGCTCATGCCAGCGATTGTGCATCCCCCCCTTGAACTGGGAATCCTTCAGCGAAGCATTAAAACAGCTCCTCGCTGTCGATCGTGACTGGGTACCGAAGAAAAGAGGCTACTCTCTGTACATCCGTCCCTTCGTTTTTGCCACTGACAATTTTCTCGGCGTTCATGTGTCGAGCACGTATCTCTTTATGATCATTACCTCTCCTGTGGGGGCCTATTACAAGGAAGGCATGAACCCGGTACGGCTCATAACGTCAGGCGAGTATGTGCGCGCTGTCAAAGGGGGAGTCGGAGCAGCAAAGACACCGGGAAACTACGCTGCCTCTCTTCTTCCTGCGGAGGAAGCCCAGAAGAAGGGATTCACACAGGTTCTCTGGCTTGACGGTTGCGAGAACAAGTGGGTAGAAGAGGTGGGCACTATGAACATCTTCTTTGTGATCGATGGAGCGCTGGTTACGCCCCCTCTCGAAGGTTCTATCCTCGGAGGCGTGACAAGAGAGACAGTCATTGAAGTCGCCCGCTCGTGGGGCATACAGGTCAATGAGCGAAGGATCTCTATTGAGGAGGTCATGACCGGGGCAAGAACAGGACGCCTGACTGAGATATTCGGGACGGGCACTGCGGCAGTGATTTCACCCGTGGGCTGGGTCCAGCACAAGGACGACCTCATTACTGTCAACAATGGCAAGACAGGCTCTCTTTCTCAGCGCCTGTACGATGAGATCACCGCAATTCAGTACGGGGAAAAGCCGGATCAGTTCGGCTGGTCTTACCACATCTGA
- a CDS encoding endonuclease V — translation MRITAGIDASYGVNRYASALATFHDGKLKSVKTDEGELSAPYVSKLFFLREAPALSRLLSGEAIDLLFVNGHGVCHPYFFGLATVIGWTHNIPTIGIASRLIRGEYTRLPSRYPDIEFIMLRCQAVGAAVRLKHFSRPMFVSPGFGVTLGEAIQEYAYWARLGKLPEPLRLAHVQARSLLRNRRRSLEMKP, via the coding sequence ATGAGGATTACGGCAGGGATCGATGCCTCGTACGGTGTAAACCGTTACGCGTCTGCGCTTGCCACTTTTCATGACGGGAAACTCAAAAGCGTCAAGACCGATGAAGGGGAGCTGAGCGCGCCCTACGTGAGCAAGCTCTTCTTCCTGAGAGAAGCCCCGGCGCTATCGCGCCTGCTCTCCGGAGAAGCGATAGACCTTCTTTTTGTAAACGGCCACGGCGTCTGTCATCCTTATTTTTTCGGTCTGGCCACAGTAATTGGCTGGACGCACAACATACCCACCATAGGGATTGCATCGAGATTGATCCGCGGTGAGTATACAAGACTGCCCTCACGCTATCCTGACATTGAGTTCATCATGCTGCGATGTCAGGCTGTCGGAGCGGCAGTCCGGCTGAAACATTTCAGCAGGCCCATGTTCGTCTCACCGGGCTTTGGTGTCACCCTCGGTGAAGCCATTCAGGAGTACGCATACTGGGCAAGGCTTGGCAAGCTACCTGAGCCGCTCAGGCTTGCTCATGTGCAGGCACGCAGCCTGCTCAGAAACAGAAGGCGCAGCCTTGAAATGAAACCATAG